From the genome of Plasmodium malariae genome assembly, chromosome: 9, one region includes:
- the MYST gene encoding histone acetyltransferase, putative — protein sequence MGGSKSENLHLNRGAGIICKGSKGNSNKARGVTEKTVSGTATNETTTVPTRALNEVSTFTTAATNEAITAACADGGVSCDSKSLGKSEWNSKSKEKGGTISSSGNKYTKSSSNKARSTGKVVSSISKFNDSYALIFPNALPVKQVLWGLDPLNKVWRHCSIVYARAKNKKFNDMNLVFPLNINKSEYINKFNSELTTNNMNMKESDYDYYVHWEKFDRRLDCWLAYENLRLLEQEPDDGLPFIKAYDNNVSDHEHAGIDKEYLREHEENTKLKTINQIKFGKYLIDTWYFSPYPKEYQNIDILHICEFCLSFFKEENELTRHINKCEIRHPPGNEIYRNEKISIFEIDGNYFRIYCENLCFLSKLFLDHKTLKHRVNLFLFYVITEFDEYGYHITGYFSKEKYSKNNVSCILTLPQHQKKGYGKFLINFSYFLSQTEKRTGTPERPLSDLGVASYMAYWYETLLKVLVNYEQLSIQELSEITSIETNDIISCLEEKEIFKNVLNGESIYYINPKHMEFVLGKINQKNSELCRSRLHWVSYDYYLALYE from the coding sequence ATGGGTGGAAGTAAAAGTGAAAATTTGCATTTAAATAGAGGGGCAGGAATAATATGTAAAGGGTCAAAGGGAAACAGTAATAAGGCAAGGGGGGTAACGGAGAAGACTGTTTCAGGCACAGCTACGAACGAAACTACTACCGTTCCTACCAGAGCATTGAACGAAGTCAGCACTTTCACTACTGCAGCAACGAACGAAGCGATTACTGCCGCGTGTGCAGATGGTGGGGTGTCGTGCGATAGTAAGAGCCTCGGAAAAAGTGAGTGGAATTCGAAAAGCAAAGAAAAAGGAGGAACAATTAGTAGCAGCGGAAACAAGTATACAAAGAGCAGCAGCAACAAAGCAAGAAGTACAGGGAAAGTTGTAAGTTCTATATCAAAATTCAACGACTCATACGCTTTAATATTCCCAAATGCATTACCTGTAAAACAAGTGTTATGGGGTTTGGATCCTCTTAATAAGGTATGGAGGCATTGCTCTATTGTATATGCAagagcaaaaaataaaaaatttaatgataTGAATTTAGTATTTCccttaaatattaataagagtgaatatataaataagtttaACAGTGAGTTAACTACgaataatatgaacatgAAAGAGAGTGATTATGATTATTATGTGCATTGGGAAAAATTTGATAGGAGATTAGATTGTTGGCTAgcttatgaaaatttaaggCTATTAGAACAAGAGCCAGATGATGGGCTGCCATTCATAAAAGCCtatgataataatgtatCAGATCATGAACATGCTGGTATTGATAAAGAATATTTGAGAGAACATgaagaaaatacaaaattaaaaactattaatcaaataaaatttggaaaatatCTAATTGATACATGGTATTTTTCACCATACCCGAAAGAATATCAAAATATtgatattttacatatatgtgaattttgtttatctttttttaaagaagaaaatgaattaactcgtcatataaataaatgtgaaATTCGACATCCCCCAGGAAATGAAATTTAtcgaaatgaaaaaatatctatttttGAAATTGATGGAAATTATTTTCGAATTTATTGtgaaaatttatgttttttgtcaaaattatttcttgatcataaaacattaaaacatcgtgttaatttatttttattttatgttattactGAATTTGATGAATATGGATATCATATTACAGgatatttttcaaaagaaaaatattcaaaaaataatgtcTCTTGTATTCTTACCTTACCACAACATCAAAAAAAGGGGTatggaaaatttttaataaattttagttATTTCTTATCACAAACGGAAAAAAGAACTGGCACTCCAGAAAGACCACTCTCCGATTTAGGTGTTGCGTCCTATATGGCCTACTGGTATGAAACATTACTAAAAGTTTTAGTTAATTATGAACAATTGTCCATTCAAGAACTTTCCGAAATTACGAGTATCGAAACGAATGATATAATATCTTGCCTagaggaaaaagaaatttttaaaaatgtattaaacgGAGAgtctatttattatataaatccAAAACATATGGAATTTGTTCTTGGCAAAATTAACCAAAAAAATTCTGAACTGTGCAGGAGCAGACTGCACTGGGTTTCCTACGACTATTACTTGGCCCTGTACGAATAG